One window of Nostoc sp. C052 genomic DNA carries:
- a CDS encoding calcium-binding protein — protein sequence MANIIGTNGNDTLQGSTDADTINGKLGNDVIYSNGGNDTLTGGGGKDKFIYAGYYFDTSQNSNVITDFGGVGKGTNPTTEVIAEADTLTFVGDGLSAQNLLLTQNGNNLEISFEEESVFASSTIVILQNFALENLDNLSKSTGATVDLGNILFNGQTSITDSFDVFNANSTQSTVFKKNTVTFLNDLNNNVSGFNDSDDVINGQGGDDVIDGKSGNDLLRGGAGNDSLFGGEGNDTLIGGKGVGVTGNDLSTANDYLDGGAGDDILNAESPSGNNLLSGGDGNDSLSTSGIDSYRSEPNFRSSGNNTLDGGAGDDTLRANISTGNNLLSGGDGNDSLDISGHITLLDYFLTSSGNNTLNGGAGDDTLRANISTGNNLLSGGNGNDSFYLSPTYDFAPSDLVTQTVDGGEGDDLLSVDYTLATEGIVTTFNATTNIREVTAGTYRVSYKNIERLNISGTAYNDNIVGSNGNDTLSTGDGGNDTINGGQGEDVLSVDYSNSPGGIRTTFNATSNIGVITAGTNRVSYKNIERLNISGTDADDLIVGNSGDDTLSGGTSGNDTIDGGEGDDILFADYSYSNTVRGIRTTFNPTTNNGEITERTNRVSYKNIERLNISGTIDNDNIVGSNGNDTLFGGYGGNDTIIGGVGNDILIGGYGNNALTGGAGNDTLTGGGGNDSLYGGTGTDTFVFNNYNGGVNSLYDFNATNELIQVSAAGFGGGLLPGSVLASQFVIGTSATTSNQRFIYNNATGGLFFDQDGSASGFTQVKFAQLSTGLSLTNNNFVVVS from the coding sequence ATGGCAAATATCATTGGAACCAACGGTAATGATACCCTACAGGGTAGCACTGACGCGGATACGATTAACGGTAAATTAGGCAATGATGTCATATATAGTAACGGCGGCAATGACACCCTGACTGGTGGAGGCGGTAAGGATAAATTTATTTACGCTGGCTACTACTTCGACACCAGTCAGAATAGTAATGTTATCACAGATTTTGGTGGCGTAGGTAAAGGAACAAACCCGACAACAGAAGTCATTGCCGAAGCGGATACCCTAACATTTGTAGGCGATGGCTTAAGTGCCCAAAATCTACTGCTGACTCAGAATGGTAATAATCTGGAAATCAGCTTTGAAGAGGAATCGGTATTTGCTAGCTCCACCATAGTCATCCTGCAAAACTTTGCCTTGGAAAATCTGGATAATCTCAGCAAATCTACAGGAGCCACTGTAGACTTGGGCAATATTCTGTTCAATGGGCAAACTAGCATTACCGACAGCTTTGATGTTTTCAATGCTAACTCCACCCAAAGCACTGTCTTCAAAAAGAACACAGTCACTTTTCTGAACGACCTAAACAATAATGTTAGTGGCTTTAACGATTCAGATGATGTCATAAATGGTCAGGGGGGCGATGATGTCATTGATGGCAAGAGTGGCAACGATCTTTTGAGAGGTGGTGCGGGAAACGATTCCCTCTTTGGTGGTGAGGGCAATGATACTCTTATTGGTGGTAAGGGTGTTGGTGTTACGGGCAATGACCTATCCACAGCTAATGACTACCTCGATGGTGGCGCTGGTGATGACATCTTGAATGCTGAGTCTCCATCAGGCAATAACTTACTCTCTGGGGGAGATGGCAATGATTCTCTCTCCACCTCTGGCATTGATAGTTATAGGTCGGAGCCTAATTTTAGGTCATCGGGCAATAATACCCTCGATGGTGGAGCTGGTGACGATACATTGCGTGCTAACATTTCGACAGGCAATAACTTACTCTCTGGGGGAGATGGCAATGATTCTCTTGACATCTCTGGCCATATCACCCTTTTAGACTATTTTTTAACCTCCTCAGGCAATAACACCCTCAATGGTGGCGCTGGTGACGATACATTGCGTGCTAACATTTCGACAGGCAATAACTTACTCTCTGGGGGAAATGGCAATGATTCCTTCTATCTAAGCCCCACATATGATTTTGCCCCCTCTGATTTAGTGACTCAAACGGTAGATGGGGGTGAGGGTGATGATTTGTTATCTGTAGATTACACCTTAGCTACAGAAGGGATCGTGACAACATTCAATGCTACTACTAACATTAGAGAAGTTACAGCAGGCACTTATCGGGTTAGTTACAAGAATATCGAAAGATTAAATATCTCCGGTACAGCCTACAACGACAATATTGTGGGGAGCAATGGCAACGATACACTCTCTACGGGCGATGGTGGCAATGATACGATCAATGGAGGTCAGGGTGAGGATGTGTTGTCCGTCGATTACAGCAATTCTCCAGGTGGAATCAGAACAACATTTAATGCCACTAGTAACATTGGAGTAATTACGGCCGGCACAAATCGGGTTAGTTACAAGAATATCGAAAGATTAAATATCTCAGGTACAGATGCCGATGACTTAATTGTGGGGAACAGTGGGGATGACACGCTCTCTGGAGGCACTAGTGGCAATGATACAATCGACGGGGGTGAGGGTGATGATATATTGTTCGCCGATTATAGTTACAGCAATACTGTTAGGGGAATTAGAACCACATTTAATCCCACTACAAACAATGGAGAAATTACGGAGCGCACAAATCGGGTTAGCTACAAGAATATCGAGCGATTAAATATTTCAGGTACAATCGACAACGACAATATTGTGGGGAGCAATGGCAACGATACACTCTTTGGGGGCTATGGTGGAAATGATACAATTATTGGCGGTGTCGGTAATGATATCCTGATCGGTGGGTATGGTAACAACGCTCTAACTGGTGGCGCGGGCAATGATACCCTTACAGGTGGCGGCGGAAATGATAGCCTCTATGGAGGAACTGGTACCGATACTTTTGTTTTCAATAATTACAATGGAGGCGTAAATAGTCTTTATGACTTTAACGCCACTAATGAACTGATTCAGGTATCGGCTGCTGGTTTTGGTGGTGGTTTATTACCAGGTTCAGTCTTGGCTAGTCAGTTTGTCATCGGAACATCTGCAACAACAAGCAATCAACGATTTATCTATAACAACGCTACAGGTGGACTATTCTTTGACCAAGATGGCAGTGCGTCTGGGTTTACTCAGGTAAAATTTGCACAACTATCTACTGGGTTGTCACTAACTAACAACAATTTTGTGGTTGTTTCCTAA
- a CDS encoding calcium-binding protein: protein MANIIGTNGNDTLQGNTDADTINGKLGNDVIYSNGGNDTLTGGGGKDKFIYAGYYGSNNNTDIITDFGGVGKGTNPTAEVIAEADTLTFVGDGLSAQNLLLTQNGNNLEISFEEDAYETRFFGPKVILQNFALENLDNLSKSTGATVDLGNILFNGQTSITDSFDVFNANSTQSSVFKKNTVTFLNDLNNNVSGFNDSDDVINGQAGDDIIDGKSGNDLLRGGAGNDSLLGGEGNDTLVGGTGNESLVGGNDSLVGGAGNDYLNIEFSTGDNTLNGGIGDDVLDAGATSGNNLLFGGDGNDYLNASNVYSSVSEYIYYPSSSNNTLNGGAGDDTLNADSPSGNNLLSGDDGNDYLSTSGIYTYRGEPNFSSSGNNTLNGGAGDDTLNAGISTGNNLLSGGDGNDSLSISGDLIFYSGQDSYNPSSGNNTLNGGAGDDTLRVEYYTGNNFFSGGNGNDSFYLDFTIPDSLSSGLVTQTIDGGAGDDLLSVNYSNASSGITTTFNTTTNTGEITAGTYRVDYKNIEQLNILGTAYDDNIVSNDGNDTLSIGFGGNDTINGGAGDDVLSVDYSNATGEITTTFNTTTNTGEITAGTYRVDYKNIEQLNILGTAYDDNIVSNDGNDTLSTGSGGKDTIDGGSGDDVLSVNFYGSKGIATTFNTTTNTGEITAGISQVDYKNIERLNISGTAYDDNIIGNDGNDTLSGGYSGKDTIIGGAGNDILTGGSGDDTLTGGAGNDKFVYNFNDSYYSNETNTDIITDFGGVGKGSNPSAAVITSSDTLQFTGGVSPTGSIFTAQNLQLTQNGNNLEITFEGWANSNKVILQNFSLENLDNLPATSLRPAIGNILFEGQTSITDSFDVFDANSNQTTLFNKNTVTFLNDLDNNTTGFDNSNDVINGQGGDDIIDGKSGNDLLRGGAGNDTLIGGEGNDTLDGGVGNNTLDGGTGDDRLNASGSTGNNTLNGGSGNDSLNAGSSTGDNLLFGGDGNDSLDISGSYSNRFGYSSDSRSLGNNTLNGGLGNDSLSAGGSKGDNLLSGGDGDDSLDVFGGYITDYDQNFDFRSSGNNTLNGGVGNDRLSAGGSTGDNLLSGGDGNDSLDISGNYLYNSSYDYSDSRPSGNNTLEGGAGDDSLSFSDSTGDNLLYGGDGNDSFNLITNSVDTDLSDLAIQTVDGGNGDDSLFTTYNYAAGGITSTFNATTNTGSITVGMYRVNYNNIEQLNISGTEYDDLIVGSNGNDILAGGNGNDSLIGGSGTDTFGFYNYNGGVDTIDDFNATNELIQVSAAGFGGGLLPGSLLASQFVIGTSATTSNQRFIYNNTTGGLFFDQDGSASGFTQVKFAQLSAGLPLTENNFVVV, encoded by the coding sequence ATGGCAAATATCATTGGAACCAACGGTAATGATACCCTACAGGGCAACACTGATGCGGATACGATTAACGGTAAATTGGGCAACGATGTCATATATAGTAACGGCGGCAACGACACTTTGACTGGTGGAGGTGGTAAAGATAAATTTATTTACGCTGGCTACTACGGCTCAAATAATAATACTGACATTATCACGGATTTTGGTGGCGTAGGTAAAGGGACAAACCCTACAGCAGAAGTCATTGCCGAAGCGGATACCCTAACATTTGTAGGCGATGGCTTAAGTGCCCAAAATCTACTGCTGACTCAGAATGGTAACAATCTGGAAATCAGCTTTGAAGAGGATGCTTATGAAACGAGATTTTTTGGCCCCAAAGTCATCCTGCAAAACTTTGCCCTGGAAAATTTGGATAACCTCAGCAAATCTACAGGAGCCACTGTAGACTTGGGCAATATTCTGTTTAATGGGCAAACTAGCATTACCGACAGCTTTGATGTCTTCAATGCCAACTCCACCCAAAGCAGTGTCTTTAAAAAGAACACAGTCACTTTTCTGAACGACCTAAACAATAATGTTAGTGGATTTAACGATTCAGATGATGTCATTAATGGTCAGGCAGGCGATGATATCATTGATGGCAAGAGTGGCAACGATCTTTTGAGAGGTGGTGCAGGCAATGATTCCCTTCTTGGTGGTGAGGGCAATGATACTCTTGTTGGTGGTACGGGCAATGAATCCCTCGTTGGGGGCAATGACTCTCTCGTTGGTGGCGCGGGTAACGATTACTTGAATATTGAATTTTCAACAGGCGATAACACCCTCAATGGTGGCATTGGTGACGATGTTTTGGATGCTGGGGCAACATCCGGCAATAACTTACTCTTTGGGGGCGATGGCAATGATTATCTTAACGCCTCTAACGTCTATAGCAGCGTCAGCGAATACATCTATTACCCCTCATCAAGTAATAACACCCTCAACGGTGGCGCTGGTGACGATACCTTAAATGCTGATTCTCCATCAGGCAATAACTTACTCTCTGGAGATGATGGCAATGATTATCTCTCCACCTCCGGCATTTATACTTATAGAGGGGAGCCTAATTTTAGCTCATCAGGCAATAACACCCTCAACGGTGGTGCTGGTGACGATACCTTGAATGCTGGCATTTCAACAGGCAATAACTTGCTCTCTGGAGGCGATGGCAATGATTCTCTCTCCATTTCTGGCGATCTTATCTTCTATAGCGGTCAAGACTCCTATAACCCTTCTTCAGGCAATAACACCCTCAACGGTGGCGCTGGTGACGATACATTGCGTGTTGAATATTACACAGGGAATAACTTCTTCTCTGGGGGCAATGGCAATGATTCCTTCTATCTAGACTTCACAATTCCAGATTCTCTCTCCTCTGGTTTAGTGACTCAAACAATAGACGGGGGAGCAGGTGACGATTTGTTGTCAGTCAATTACAGCAATGCTTCTAGCGGTATCACAACAACATTCAATACCACTACAAATACGGGAGAAATTACGGCGGGCACATATCGGGTTGACTACAAAAATATCGAACAATTAAATATTTTAGGTACAGCCTACGACGACAACATTGTTAGCAATGATGGGAACGATACGCTCTCCATTGGCTTTGGTGGCAATGATACAATCAACGGGGGAGCAGGTGACGATGTGTTGTCCGTCGATTACAGCAATGCTACAGGGGAAATCACAACGACGTTCAATACCACTACAAATACGGGAGAAATTACGGCGGGCACATATCGGGTTGACTACAAAAATATCGAACAATTAAATATTTTAGGTACAGCCTACGACGACAACATTGTTAGCAATGATGGGAACGATACGCTCTCCACTGGTTCTGGTGGCAAAGATACGATCGACGGGGGATCTGGTGACGATGTGTTGTCCGTCAATTTCTATGGTTCTAAGGGGATCGCAACGACATTCAATACCACTACAAATACGGGAGAAATTACGGCAGGCATATCTCAGGTTGATTACAAGAATATCGAGCGATTAAATATCTCAGGTACAGCCTATGATGACAACATTATTGGTAATGATGGGAACGATACGCTCTCTGGAGGCTATAGTGGCAAAGATACGATTATTGGCGGTGCAGGTAATGATATCCTGACAGGTGGGAGTGGTGACGACACCTTAACTGGTGGCGCGGGCAATGATAAATTTGTTTACAATTTCAACGACAGCTACTACTCTAACGAGACTAACACTGATATTATCACTGATTTTGGTGGCGTAGGTAAAGGCTCAAATCCCTCTGCGGCGGTGATTACCTCCTCAGACACCTTGCAATTTACAGGTGGTGTATCCCCTACAGGTAGTATCTTCACTGCTCAAAATCTGCAATTAACTCAAAATGGTAACAACTTAGAAATTACCTTTGAAGGTTGGGCTAATAGCAACAAAGTCATTCTGCAAAACTTCAGCTTAGAAAACCTAGATAATCTGCCAGCAACTTCTTTACGACCAGCTATTGGCAATATCTTGTTTGAGGGACAAACCAGCATCACCGACAGTTTTGATGTGTTTGATGCCAATTCCAATCAAACTACTCTGTTCAACAAGAATACTGTTACCTTCCTCAATGATCTCGATAACAATACAACGGGTTTTGACAACTCCAATGATGTTATCAATGGTCAAGGGGGTGACGACATCATCGACGGCAAAAGTGGTAATGACCTTTTAAGAGGTGGTGCGGGAAATGATACCCTCATTGGTGGTGAGGGAAATGATACCCTTGATGGCGGTGTGGGAAATAATACCCTTGATGGTGGCACTGGTGACGATCGCTTGAATGCTAGCGGCTCAACAGGCAATAATACCCTCAATGGAGGATCTGGTAACGATAGTTTGAATGCTGGTAGTTCAACAGGCGATAACCTGCTCTTTGGGGGCGATGGCAATGATTCTCTTGATATCTCTGGCAGCTACAGCAATCGTTTCGGCTACTCTTCTGACTCTCGCTCATTAGGCAACAACACTCTCAACGGAGGTTTAGGTAACGACAGCTTAAGTGCTGGTGGTTCAAAAGGCGATAATCTCCTTTCTGGGGGCGATGGCGATGATTCTCTTGATGTCTTTGGCGGCTACATCACGGATTATGACCAGAACTTTGACTTTCGCTCATCAGGCAATAACACTCTCAACGGAGGTGTAGGTAACGATCGCTTGAGTGCTGGTGGTTCAACAGGCGATAACCTGCTCTCTGGGGGTGATGGCAATGATTCTCTTGATATTTCTGGCAACTACTTATACAATTCCTCCTACGACTACTCCGACTCTCGCCCATCTGGTAATAATACCCTAGAAGGAGGCGCTGGTGACGATAGCTTGAGCTTTAGCGATTCAACAGGCGATAATCTCCTCTATGGGGGTGATGGTAATGATTCCTTCAATCTAATCACTAATTCCGTAGATACTGACCTGTCTGATTTAGCGATTCAAACAGTAGATGGGGGTAATGGTGACGATTCGTTGTTCACCACTTACAACTATGCTGCTGGGGGAATCACTTCGACATTCAATGCTACTACTAACACTGGCTCAATTACAGTGGGCATGTATCGGGTTAACTACAACAACATCGAACAATTAAATATCTCAGGTACGGAGTATGATGACTTGATTGTTGGGAGCAATGGCAATGATATACTCGCAGGTGGAAATGGTAATGACAGCCTAATTGGAGGGAGTGGGACTGATACCTTTGGTTTCTATAATTACAATGGGGGTGTTGATACTATTGATGACTTTAACGCCACTAATGAACTGATTCAGGTATCGGCTGCCGGTTTTGGTGGTGGTTTATTACCAGGTTCACTCTTAGCTAGTCAGTTTGTCATCGGAACATCTGCAACAACAAGCAATCAACGATTTATCTATAACAACACTACAGGTGGACTGTTCTTTGACCAAGATGGCAGTGCGTCTGGGTTTACTCAGGTAAAATTTGCACAACTATCGGCTGGATTGCCACTAACCGAAAACAATTTTGTGGTTGTTTAA